Proteins from a single region of Trichomycterus rosablanca isolate fTriRos1 chromosome 16, fTriRos1.hap1, whole genome shotgun sequence:
- the rab27b gene encoding ras-related protein Rab-27B isoform X1, which yields MVRCPHTFSHIGLGAGSTMTDGDYDYLIKLLALGDSGVGKTTFLYRYTDNKFNPKFITTVGIDFREKRVVYSTNSPNGTAGKTFKVHLQLWDTAGQERFRSLTTAFFRDAMGFLLMFDLTSQQSFLNVRNWMSQLQANAYCENPDIVLIGNKADLPDQREVQEKQARELADKYGIPYFETSAATGAAVDKAVVTLLDLVMKRMEQCVDRPDKADTVNTDETKLSAAPTNEKKCAC from the exons gcTAGGCGCGGGCAGCACTATGACTGATGGGGACTACGATTATTTGATTAAACTCCTGGCTCTTGGTGACTCAGGAGTGGGAAAAACAACCTTCCTATACCGCTACACAGACAACAAATTCAACCCCAAATTCATCACCACCGTGGGCATTGACTTTAGGGAAAAGAGAGTG gtgtaCAGTACTAACAGCCCTAATGGCACTGCAGGGAAGACATTTAAAGTTCATCTGCAGCTTTGGGACACAGCAGGGCAGGAGAG GTTCAGAAGCCTGACTACAGCTTTCTTCAGAGACGCTATGGGATTCCTGCTCATGTTTGACCTGACGAGCCAGCAAAGCTTCCTTAATGTTCGCAACTGGATGA GTCAGCTACAGGCGAATGCGTACTGTGAAAATCCAGACATCGTTCTCATTGGAAACAAAGCGGACCTGCCGGATCAGAGAGAAGTTCAAGAGAAACAAGCTAGAGAACTGGCAGATAAATATGG GATCCCATACTTTGAGACGAGTGCAGCCACGGGGGCAGCGGTAGATAAAGCTGTGGTCACTCTGCTCGACCTTGTGATGAAGAGGATGGAGCAGTGTGTGGATAGACCTGACAAAGCAGACACAGTCAATACAGACGAGACCAAACTCAGCGCTGCGCCGACAAACGAGAAAAAGTGCGCCTGTTAA
- the rab27b gene encoding ras-related protein Rab-27B isoform X2, whose translation MLGAGSTMTDGDYDYLIKLLALGDSGVGKTTFLYRYTDNKFNPKFITTVGIDFREKRVVYSTNSPNGTAGKTFKVHLQLWDTAGQERFRSLTTAFFRDAMGFLLMFDLTSQQSFLNVRNWMSQLQANAYCENPDIVLIGNKADLPDQREVQEKQARELADKYGIPYFETSAATGAAVDKAVVTLLDLVMKRMEQCVDRPDKADTVNTDETKLSAAPTNEKKCAC comes from the exons gcTAGGCGCGGGCAGCACTATGACTGATGGGGACTACGATTATTTGATTAAACTCCTGGCTCTTGGTGACTCAGGAGTGGGAAAAACAACCTTCCTATACCGCTACACAGACAACAAATTCAACCCCAAATTCATCACCACCGTGGGCATTGACTTTAGGGAAAAGAGAGTG gtgtaCAGTACTAACAGCCCTAATGGCACTGCAGGGAAGACATTTAAAGTTCATCTGCAGCTTTGGGACACAGCAGGGCAGGAGAG GTTCAGAAGCCTGACTACAGCTTTCTTCAGAGACGCTATGGGATTCCTGCTCATGTTTGACCTGACGAGCCAGCAAAGCTTCCTTAATGTTCGCAACTGGATGA GTCAGCTACAGGCGAATGCGTACTGTGAAAATCCAGACATCGTTCTCATTGGAAACAAAGCGGACCTGCCGGATCAGAGAGAAGTTCAAGAGAAACAAGCTAGAGAACTGGCAGATAAATATGG GATCCCATACTTTGAGACGAGTGCAGCCACGGGGGCAGCGGTAGATAAAGCTGTGGTCACTCTGCTCGACCTTGTGATGAAGAGGATGGAGCAGTGTGTGGATAGACCTGACAAAGCAGACACAGTCAATACAGACGAGACCAAACTCAGCGCTGCGCCGACAAACGAGAAAAAGTGCGCCTGTTAA
- the rab27b gene encoding ras-related protein Rab-27B isoform X3, whose protein sequence is MTDGDYDYLIKLLALGDSGVGKTTFLYRYTDNKFNPKFITTVGIDFREKRVVYSTNSPNGTAGKTFKVHLQLWDTAGQERFRSLTTAFFRDAMGFLLMFDLTSQQSFLNVRNWMSQLQANAYCENPDIVLIGNKADLPDQREVQEKQARELADKYGIPYFETSAATGAAVDKAVVTLLDLVMKRMEQCVDRPDKADTVNTDETKLSAAPTNEKKCAC, encoded by the exons ATGACTGATGGGGACTACGATTATTTGATTAAACTCCTGGCTCTTGGTGACTCAGGAGTGGGAAAAACAACCTTCCTATACCGCTACACAGACAACAAATTCAACCCCAAATTCATCACCACCGTGGGCATTGACTTTAGGGAAAAGAGAGTG gtgtaCAGTACTAACAGCCCTAATGGCACTGCAGGGAAGACATTTAAAGTTCATCTGCAGCTTTGGGACACAGCAGGGCAGGAGAG GTTCAGAAGCCTGACTACAGCTTTCTTCAGAGACGCTATGGGATTCCTGCTCATGTTTGACCTGACGAGCCAGCAAAGCTTCCTTAATGTTCGCAACTGGATGA GTCAGCTACAGGCGAATGCGTACTGTGAAAATCCAGACATCGTTCTCATTGGAAACAAAGCGGACCTGCCGGATCAGAGAGAAGTTCAAGAGAAACAAGCTAGAGAACTGGCAGATAAATATGG GATCCCATACTTTGAGACGAGTGCAGCCACGGGGGCAGCGGTAGATAAAGCTGTGGTCACTCTGCTCGACCTTGTGATGAAGAGGATGGAGCAGTGTGTGGATAGACCTGACAAAGCAGACACAGTCAATACAGACGAGACCAAACTCAGCGCTGCGCCGACAAACGAGAAAAAGTGCGCCTGTTAA